One window of Ziziphus jujuba cultivar Dongzao chromosome 5, ASM3175591v1 genomic DNA carries:
- the LOC107409528 gene encoding V-type proton ATPase subunit G3: MDSFKGQGGIQMLLTAEQEAQHIVSNARNLKMSRLKQAKDEAEREVAQYRSNMEAEYQKKKSEMSTGSDAKRLEEETDVKIQNLKESATKVSEDVVDMLLKFVTNVKT, from the exons ATGGATTCTTTTAAAGGACAAGGAGGCATTCAGATGCTGTTAACAGCAGAACAGGAAGCCCAGCATATTGTTTCAAACGCTAGAAACT TGAAGATGTCAAGGTTGAAGCAAGCAAAAGATGAAGCTGAGAGAGAAGTAGCGCAATATCGCTCTAATATGGAAGCTgaataccaaaagaaaaaatccgag ATGAGCACTGGATCGGATGCAAAACGGCTTGAAGAGGAAACCGATGTGAAGATTCAGAACTTGAAAGAATCAGCAACAAAGGTCTCAGAAGATGTTGTTGACATGCTCTTAAAATTTGTCACAAATGTGAAGACTTGA